One window of the bacterium genome contains the following:
- a CDS encoding TolC family protein, which produces MKKPLSFYTLLSITCLFMSSNVQAASGYSNYLEISCRDFIQQTIQNDPQFKHDLQTYLKVKYRKLSVSAIAAWTFTAQAGIVYNESISGSFMEPDKVDAAAYNISLQKLFPGSGTSVRLSHDNTLSELEFVESGNANMFADMFQQSEETSTPSFTLQIIQPLLKNSFGLADRYPLESAALQKQAAWLDVQEAWENRLQALLTIYLDWVDAYENMSAMEEIMKELKQLENLVQRKVKTGMAERADWLKTKDNILRSEKQLLQATMNFKNMGMQINVLRQAPETILPALPKIKPQFINNNAGFSTSALNTANLRISQLRIIEKLNLIERQLIKKNTIAKNARLPQLDIIGSLSLKGQTGNLRGGYDDINENDYSVFLKAGYPLGPKANADVLIIASEQEEINQSLRAAKQTLSLGLLQTGENIRDLDLMLEVMQQQYTFAEEKMNIDRSNYKMGRLDTYYLIDSRNSLTTIRLQLIQSRIHLSKLKLSYMAIRDLLLPQYPDLCQKLLP; this is translated from the coding sequence ATGAAAAAACCACTAAGTTTTTATACGCTATTAAGTATAACTTGCTTGTTTATGAGTAGTAATGTACAGGCTGCTTCCGGTTATTCGAATTATCTGGAAATAAGCTGCCGGGATTTTATTCAACAAACCATTCAAAATGATCCTCAATTTAAACACGACTTACAGACCTACCTTAAAGTTAAGTATCGTAAATTGAGCGTATCTGCCATAGCGGCCTGGACTTTCACAGCCCAGGCTGGAATAGTTTATAATGAATCAATATCCGGTTCCTTCATGGAACCGGATAAAGTAGATGCCGCAGCCTATAATATAAGCCTGCAAAAGTTGTTTCCAGGAAGTGGAACCAGCGTCCGCTTGTCACATGACAATACTCTTTCCGAGTTGGAATTTGTAGAAAGTGGCAATGCCAATATGTTTGCTGATATGTTTCAGCAGTCGGAAGAAACCAGTACACCGTCTTTTACCTTACAGATTATTCAGCCTTTATTGAAAAACTCGTTTGGCTTGGCTGACCGCTATCCTTTGGAAAGCGCTGCCCTGCAAAAGCAGGCTGCCTGGTTGGATGTTCAGGAAGCGTGGGAAAATCGTTTACAGGCTTTATTGACGATTTATCTGGATTGGGTTGATGCCTATGAAAATATGTCGGCAATGGAAGAGATTATGAAAGAATTAAAACAACTGGAAAATTTGGTGCAGCGTAAAGTAAAAACCGGAATGGCGGAAAGAGCGGATTGGTTAAAAACCAAGGATAATATTTTGCGCTCTGAAAAACAACTGTTGCAGGCAACTATGAATTTCAAAAACATGGGTATGCAAATTAATGTTTTGCGACAAGCGCCGGAGACAATCCTCCCGGCTTTGCCGAAAATCAAACCGCAATTTATAAATAACAACGCCGGTTTTTCAACTTCCGCGCTTAATACTGCCAACCTTCGGATATCCCAACTGCGCATAATAGAAAAACTAAACCTAATCGAGCGGCAATTAATTAAAAAAAACACTATTGCCAAAAATGCCCGCCTTCCCCAGTTGGATATAATTGGTAGTTTAAGCCTCAAGGGCCAAACCGGGAATCTCAGGGGCGGATATGATGATATTAATGAGAATGATTATTCGGTATTTCTAAAAGCCGGTTATCCTTTAGGCCCTAAGGCCAATGCGGATGTTCTGATAATCGCGAGCGAACAGGAGGAAATTAATCAATCCTTGCGCGCAGCAAAACAAACCTTAAGCCTGGGCTTGCTGCAAACCGGAGAAAACATCCGGGACCTGGACTTAATGCTGGAAGTTATGCAGCAGCAATATACTTTTGCTGAAGAAAAAATGAACATTGACAGAAGTAATTATAAGATGGGACGTCTGGATACGTATTATTTAATTGATTCGCGAAATTCTTTAACCACTATTCGTTTGCAGCTTATCCAGAGCCGGATTCATCTATCTAAATTGAAATTATCTTATATGGCGATCAGGGATTTGCTTTTACCACAATATCCGGACTTATGTCAAAAACTTTTGCCATAG
- a CDS encoding outer membrane protein assembly factor: protein MKNKLFPLGLLLLLVLPSGILATEVSSQADKVKTKSDWTFMPIFFSKPETGFGTGAMVIHCQQPFPEIENHKPDVTQLMANYTVNAQGKIKFMLNKSMGQNSIVLTEISYSHFPGNFYGIGPNTLSQNEENYIQNEILLAGSFLQQISKNIFFGPGLRIIDYEAQDKKTNGILAAENVLGSEGIRVLGLELQGIWDMRDSIFYPYKGWLLEIKTTLYSKIIGSESDFYRFDFNYSRFHEIFKQNIIAWQIMFTTTGGDVPFQLMPHLGGPHMMRGFYQGRFIDRHYLALQTEYRFPIYWRFKGNVFAGLGQVASEMRGISTDKFKIAYGAGLRFVLNEERNINLRADFALNSYPDEKNFMFYIIIKEAF, encoded by the coding sequence ATGAAAAATAAATTATTCCCGTTAGGGTTACTATTATTACTTGTGCTGCCTTCGGGCATACTGGCAACAGAAGTATCTTCGCAGGCTGATAAAGTGAAGACAAAGTCGGACTGGACATTTATGCCGATATTCTTCAGCAAGCCGGAAACGGGTTTTGGCACCGGCGCTATGGTAATTCATTGTCAGCAACCGTTTCCTGAAATCGAAAATCACAAACCGGATGTCACTCAATTAATGGCGAATTATACGGTTAATGCGCAAGGTAAAATAAAATTTATGCTCAATAAAAGTATGGGACAAAACAGCATAGTGTTAACTGAGATCAGTTATAGCCATTTTCCAGGTAATTTTTATGGCATAGGACCAAATACTTTAAGCCAAAATGAGGAAAATTATATTCAAAATGAAATATTACTTGCCGGATCATTTTTACAGCAAATCTCTAAAAATATATTTTTTGGTCCGGGCCTGAGGATTATAGACTATGAGGCGCAGGATAAAAAAACCAATGGAATTTTAGCTGCGGAAAATGTGCTAGGGAGCGAGGGTATAAGGGTTTTAGGTTTGGAATTGCAGGGGATCTGGGATATGCGGGATAGTATTTTTTACCCGTATAAGGGCTGGCTATTGGAGATTAAAACCACTTTATATTCTAAAATCATTGGCAGCGAATCGGATTTTTATAGATTTGATTTTAATTATAGCCGGTTTCACGAAATATTTAAACAGAATATTATAGCCTGGCAAATAATGTTTACTACCACCGGGGGTGATGTTCCGTTCCAGCTAATGCCGCACCTGGGCGGGCCTCACATGATGCGCGGCTTTTATCAGGGCAGATTTATTGACAGACATTATTTGGCTCTGCAAACAGAGTATCGTTTCCCCATATACTGGCGGTTTAAAGGAAATGTTTTTGCGGGTTTAGGACAAGTCGCTTCTGAAATGCGAGGAATTTCCACTGATAAATTTAAAATAGCTTATGGCGCTGGTTTGCGGTTTGTTTTAAATGAAGAAAGAAATATTAATTTGCGCGCTGATTTTGCTTTGAATAGTTATCCGGATGAGAAAAATTTTATGTTTTATATAATAATCAAGGAGGCCTTTTAA
- a CDS encoding OmpA family protein encodes MYKNRKTIGFLILVIAIAAASGCATLGGGAIGAVGGGAIGAIIGNQLGDDKATALGAIIGAAVGGTAGALIGNQMDKQAAELQKDIEGAKIERVGEGIKITFDSGLLFAVNASNLQSAANQNLAKLAVTLNKYPDTNILIEGHTDSDGSEEYNQTLSEKRANAVSNKLKSSGVIPQRCTPMGYGEGQPVADNASDYGKQQNRRVEIAIFANDKLKAAAKKKAAAQQKTK; translated from the coding sequence ATGTACAAAAACAGAAAAACGATCGGGTTTTTAATTTTGGTAATCGCGATTGCCGCAGCTTCAGGCTGCGCCACCCTTGGCGGTGGAGCAATCGGTGCAGTCGGCGGCGGGGCCATTGGTGCCATCATTGGCAATCAACTTGGCGATGATAAAGCAACCGCACTGGGTGCCATTATCGGTGCAGCAGTTGGCGGTACCGCCGGCGCGCTCATTGGCAATCAAATGGACAAGCAAGCCGCTGAATTACAAAAAGATATTGAGGGCGCTAAAATCGAACGTGTGGGTGAAGGTATTAAAATCACATTCGACTCCGGTCTGCTCTTTGCTGTGAATGCATCAAACCTACAGTCTGCCGCCAACCAAAATCTGGCCAAGCTGGCAGTGACCCTGAACAAATATCCGGACACCAATATACTCATCGAAGGACATACCGACAGTGACGGCAGTGAAGAATACAACCAGACGCTCTCCGAAAAACGGGCCAATGCTGTTTCCAATAAATTAAAAAGTTCCGGCGTCATCCCCCAGCGTTGCACCCCCATGGGATATGGCGAAGGCCAGCCGGTCGCAGACAACGCCTCCGACTACGGCAAGCAGCAAAACCGGCGGGTGGAAATCGCCATTTTTGCCAATGATAAATTAAAAGCCGCTGCCAAAAAGAAGGCTGCTGCACAACAAAAAACAAAATAA
- a CDS encoding radical SAM protein, translating to MNKHILLINPWIHDFAALNMWIRPLGLLQTAEFLSAYNVDLSLIDCLDTPVKPPFHMGQFPRTVLTKPAVLKNFPRTYARYGITPPAFTNKLKTQKNLDAIFITSMMAYWYPGVFEVIGACRKHFPKTPIILGGIYPQLFPAHAMVHSQADAVYLGPVDETLIQVLHDQGIAIHQTRDTLPFYNLGFYKKPKYAPLLTSEGCPYTCAYCACPILHPHFSQKKPKEITQAIFDQAAMGVLDFAFYDDALLHKPEKHIQPILQAVIDTKLAVRFHTPNGLHARFIDAKTAQLMFDSGFKTVRLSLETINASRQSKTGGKVMNAEFKKAVQNLKKAGFTKKEIGVYIMYGLPGQPAKEVMESIAFLEKLNVRIHLCEFSPIPGTPLWDELIRKKIIPEELDPLLTNNSVFSVMYSAYTKAEIKLLKDTVAQVNQRA from the coding sequence ATGAACAAACACATTTTATTGATCAATCCTTGGATTCATGATTTCGCAGCGCTGAATATGTGGATTCGTCCTTTGGGTCTGCTCCAGACCGCTGAATTTTTATCCGCCTACAATGTCGACTTATCTTTGATTGACTGTTTGGACACACCGGTCAAACCCCCGTTTCATATGGGACAATTCCCGCGCACCGTGCTTACCAAACCGGCTGTACTCAAAAATTTCCCGCGCACCTATGCACGGTACGGCATCACCCCGCCGGCTTTCACGAACAAGTTAAAAACGCAAAAGAACCTTGATGCCATTTTTATCACCAGCATGATGGCGTACTGGTATCCGGGTGTATTTGAGGTTATTGGCGCATGCCGGAAACACTTTCCCAAAACACCCATCATTTTGGGCGGCATCTACCCCCAGCTTTTTCCCGCCCATGCCATGGTCCATTCCCAAGCCGATGCGGTTTATCTGGGCCCGGTTGATGAGACGCTCATCCAGGTACTGCATGATCAGGGTATTGCCATCCATCAAACCCGCGACACCCTGCCCTTTTACAACCTGGGTTTTTATAAAAAACCTAAATACGCGCCCCTGCTCACCTCCGAGGGTTGTCCTTACACCTGTGCCTATTGCGCTTGTCCCATTTTGCATCCGCATTTTTCTCAGAAAAAACCCAAGGAAATCACCCAGGCGATTTTTGATCAGGCAGCCATGGGTGTCCTTGATTTTGCTTTTTATGACGATGCATTGCTGCACAAACCCGAAAAACATATCCAGCCCATCTTGCAGGCAGTGATTGATACCAAGCTCGCAGTACGTTTCCATACCCCCAATGGATTGCATGCCCGGTTCATCGATGCCAAAACCGCGCAATTGATGTTTGACTCAGGATTCAAGACCGTGCGTCTCAGCCTGGAGACCATCAATGCCTCGCGCCAGAGTAAAACCGGCGGCAAGGTTATGAACGCAGAATTTAAAAAAGCAGTACAGAATCTCAAAAAAGCCGGTTTTACGAAAAAAGAGATCGGCGTCTATATCATGTATGGCTTGCCCGGTCAACCGGCCAAAGAAGTCATGGAGAGCATCGCTTTTTTAGAAAAACTCAATGTCCGCATCCACCTCTGCGAATTTTCTCCCATTCCCGGCACCCCCTTGTGGGATGAACTCATCCGGAAAAAAATCATTCCGGAAGAACTTGATCCCCTCCTGACCAACAACAGCGTTTTCAGTGTGATGTATAGTGCGTATACCAAAGCAGAGATCAAACTGCTCAAAGATACCGTTGCGCAGGTTAATCAGCGGGCATGA